The following proteins come from a genomic window of Yinghuangia sp. ASG 101:
- a CDS encoding restriction endonuclease yields MAVRARHDGTTTRRPPLLPLVGATAPICGAWLVLVIVGAGREPWVFGACCAAAVLAGTGAALSAARDARRTQGIRLREHHDRAAGAVRRRLEKMDPGRLGAHVAELCRRDGLADVTATRVRDDAYSVDVTGTLPGGTRVAVRCRSVTGAATVSGSIVTRFTAAEHHHGHALILATNAGGFSPRAHTLAADHGSLLLLDRRALAVWDLGTSIPAPLPAARPGRSTPSETAAGAGAA; encoded by the coding sequence ATGGCGGTACGCGCACGTCACGACGGCACCACGACCCGGAGACCACCGCTTCTGCCCCTGGTGGGCGCCACCGCGCCGATCTGCGGCGCCTGGCTGGTGCTCGTGATCGTCGGAGCGGGCCGCGAACCGTGGGTCTTCGGCGCCTGCTGCGCCGCGGCGGTCCTGGCCGGCACGGGCGCGGCGCTGTCGGCCGCCCGCGACGCGCGCCGTACGCAGGGGATCCGGTTACGCGAGCACCACGACCGCGCGGCGGGTGCCGTCCGGCGGCGACTGGAGAAGATGGACCCGGGCCGCCTGGGCGCACACGTCGCCGAGCTGTGCCGCCGCGACGGCCTCGCGGACGTGACGGCCACGCGGGTGCGGGACGACGCGTACTCGGTCGACGTCACCGGCACGCTGCCGGGCGGCACCCGGGTCGCGGTGCGCTGCCGCAGCGTGACCGGCGCGGCCACGGTCTCCGGCTCCATCGTCACCCGCTTCACCGCCGCCGAGCACCACCACGGACACGCCCTGATCCTGGCGACGAACGCGGGCGGGTTCTCCCCTCGCGCCCACACCCTGGCGGCCGACCACGGCTCCCTGCTGCTCCTGGACCGCCGCGCTTTGGCGGTCTGGGACCTGGGGACGTCGATCCCGGCCCCTCTGCCCGCGGCACGCCCGGGGCGGAGCACACCGAGCGAGACGGCGGCGGGGGCCGGGGCGGCGTAG
- a CDS encoding GNAT family N-acetyltransferase, whose product MDAKVVHVPEIDRYEIRVNGETAGYAEYMGTEQVTVFTHTEIDDKYAGQGLGNILAREALDSIRNQGRGVLTLCPYMKSWIDRHPEYADLLVEEEPQG is encoded by the coding sequence ATGGACGCCAAAGTCGTACACGTGCCCGAAATCGACCGTTACGAGATCCGGGTGAACGGCGAGACCGCCGGTTACGCGGAGTACATGGGCACCGAGCAGGTGACCGTGTTCACGCACACCGAGATCGACGACAAGTACGCCGGGCAAGGGCTCGGCAACATCCTGGCCCGGGAAGCCCTCGACTCGATCCGCAACCAGGGCCGCGGCGTGCTGACGCTCTGCCCGTACATGAAGAGCTGGATCGACCGCCACCCGGAATACGCCGACCTCCTGGTCGAAGAGGAACCCCAGGGCTAG
- a CDS encoding arsenate reductase/protein-tyrosine-phosphatase family protein, producing the protein MAATPSLLFICTGNATRSVLAGVLAAEARPSWRVRTAGTFVVEGQPVSWRTRRALESVGARADSHRSTQVTSDHLAEADLVVALACEHVAYIRRNHPEAAARTATLRRLAATLPHGPEPLAARVAGLALDKVRLDEAREDVEDPGGGEVDAYLACAARIAGLTRTTLPLIGP; encoded by the coding sequence ATGGCCGCCACCCCCTCCCTGCTCTTCATCTGCACCGGCAACGCGACGCGTTCGGTACTCGCGGGGGTGCTGGCGGCCGAGGCCCGGCCGTCGTGGCGGGTGCGGACCGCCGGGACGTTCGTCGTCGAAGGGCAGCCGGTGAGCTGGCGTACGCGGCGGGCCCTGGAGTCGGTGGGCGCCCGGGCCGACTCGCATCGGAGCACGCAGGTGACCTCGGACCACCTCGCGGAGGCCGACCTCGTGGTCGCACTGGCGTGCGAGCACGTCGCGTACATCCGCCGCAACCACCCCGAGGCCGCCGCGAGGACCGCGACGCTGCGCCGCCTGGCCGCGACGCTGCCGCACGGCCCCGAGCCGCTCGCCGCCCGAGTCGCCGGGCTGGCCCTCGACAAGGTCCGGTTGGACGAGGCCCGCGAGGACGTCGAGGACCCGGGCGGCGGCGAGGTCGACGCGTATCTCGCGTGCGCGGCCCGGATCGCCGGGCTGACCCGGACGACGCTCCCGCTGATCGGCCCCTGA
- a CDS encoding serine hydrolase domain-containing protein encodes MESLRVIESWPVPRAAAVVAADGGVVGERGPVDVPFRLASVTKPLTAYAVLVAVEEGAVELDEPAGPPGATVRHLLAHTAGYAFDHERVMARPGDRRIYSNAGFEVLARHVERQCDIPFAAYLDEAVLRPLGMTDSRLDGSPAADAVATAADLARFAAEVMAPKLLAPETVAEATSVVFPGLDGVVPGYGLQRPNDWGLGFEIRGHKAPHWTGSRNSPATFGHFGQRGTFLWIDPEARAATVCLTDRDFGPWAVEAWPAFNDGVLTDLGR; translated from the coding sequence GTGGAAAGCCTGCGTGTGATCGAGTCCTGGCCCGTTCCCCGCGCCGCCGCGGTGGTCGCCGCCGACGGCGGGGTCGTCGGCGAGCGGGGGCCGGTGGACGTGCCGTTCCGGCTCGCGTCGGTGACCAAGCCGTTGACCGCGTACGCCGTGCTCGTCGCCGTCGAAGAGGGCGCCGTGGAGTTGGACGAGCCCGCCGGGCCGCCGGGAGCGACCGTGCGGCACCTGCTGGCGCACACCGCGGGGTACGCGTTCGACCACGAGCGGGTGATGGCGCGTCCCGGTGACCGCCGGATCTACTCCAACGCCGGGTTCGAGGTGCTGGCCCGGCATGTCGAACGCCAGTGCGACATCCCGTTCGCCGCGTACCTGGACGAGGCCGTCCTCCGACCGCTCGGCATGACCGACAGCCGCCTCGACGGCTCACCCGCCGCGGACGCGGTCGCGACCGCCGCCGACCTCGCCCGTTTCGCCGCCGAGGTGATGGCCCCGAAGCTGCTCGCCCCGGAGACGGTCGCGGAGGCCACGTCCGTCGTGTTCCCCGGGCTGGACGGCGTCGTCCCCGGTTACGGTCTGCAACGGCCGAACGACTGGGGCCTGGGCTTCGAGATCCGCGGCCACAAGGCGCCGCACTGGACGGGATCGCGCAACTCGCCCGCGACGTTCGGCCACTTCGGGCAGCGCGGCACGTTCCTGTGGATCGATCCCGAGGCGCGGGCGGCCACGGTGTGCCTGACCGACCGCGACTTCGGCCCGTGGGCCGTCGAGGCGTGGCCAGCGTTCAACGACGGCGTCCTCACCGATCTGGGCCGCTGA
- a CDS encoding SigE family RNA polymerase sigma factor, with protein sequence MKPEQEHAFNEFVTARGAALRRTAYLLCGDWHDAEDLVQTALTKAYAKWHKLRNPDAMHGFVRQVLVRSFVDSVRKRSSRETPSGTLPDTLRGASEDPDTRVVLLAALARVSPAYRAVLVMRFWEDQSIEQTAALLNKNSGAVRSATSRGLDQLRSILGDQVLDLVRG encoded by the coding sequence ATGAAGCCTGAACAAGAGCACGCCTTCAACGAATTCGTGACCGCGCGGGGTGCGGCACTGCGGCGCACCGCGTATCTCCTGTGCGGTGACTGGCACGATGCCGAGGATCTGGTGCAGACCGCGCTGACGAAGGCGTACGCGAAGTGGCACAAGCTGAGAAATCCTGACGCGATGCACGGTTTCGTGCGGCAGGTGCTCGTCCGGTCGTTCGTGGACAGTGTCCGCAAGCGGTCGAGTCGGGAGACCCCGAGCGGGACGCTGCCCGACACGCTGCGCGGTGCGTCCGAGGACCCCGACACACGCGTGGTGCTGCTCGCCGCGCTCGCACGGGTCTCCCCCGCGTACCGGGCGGTGCTGGTGATGCGGTTCTGGGAGGACCAGAGCATCGAGCAGACCGCCGCGCTGCTCAACAAGAACTCGGGAGCCGTGCGCTCGGCGACCAGCCGGGGCCTGGACCAGTTGCGGTCGATCCTCGGCGACCAAGTGCTGGACCTGGTCCGCGGGTGA
- a CDS encoding phosphatase PAP2 family protein has product MVRFAASPAFPVTLLLLLGAITAQVLAGGTPVTALDRAVRDGLLPLTDALSGAWPDRAVHGVAALGGPVPGALVLAATVVCTARRTRVGRRPFLAAVAVVLMSVAATMALVFAGKRLTGRPGPTGDPLAPGQWGFFPSGHSATSAVCFGGAVLLARAVLPPGRATRLGGAVATALCAMVGFALLWCGYHWISDVIAAWALTGTVLWLAGTSLRHIPHEGRGRRAVGEPGRASARRSDP; this is encoded by the coding sequence ATGGTCCGGTTCGCCGCGTCACCGGCCTTCCCGGTGACGCTGCTCCTGCTGCTCGGCGCGATCACCGCGCAGGTGCTCGCGGGCGGAACTCCCGTGACCGCGCTCGACCGTGCCGTGCGCGACGGCCTCCTGCCGCTCACCGACGCGCTGTCGGGCGCGTGGCCGGACCGCGCCGTGCACGGGGTGGCCGCCTTGGGAGGACCCGTGCCCGGAGCCCTGGTGCTGGCGGCGACCGTCGTCTGCACCGCGCGGCGAACCCGCGTCGGTCGGCGCCCGTTCCTCGCGGCCGTCGCCGTCGTCCTGATGTCCGTCGCCGCCACCATGGCGCTCGTCTTCGCCGGCAAGCGGCTGACCGGGCGCCCCGGGCCGACCGGCGACCCGCTGGCTCCCGGCCAGTGGGGGTTCTTCCCCTCCGGGCACAGCGCCACCTCGGCGGTGTGTTTCGGAGGCGCCGTACTCCTGGCCCGCGCCGTCCTGCCGCCGGGACGCGCGACACGCCTCGGCGGCGCGGTGGCGACGGCGTTGTGCGCGATGGTGGGCTTCGCACTGCTGTGGTGCGGCTACCACTGGATCAGCGACGTCATCGCCGCGTGGGCGCTGACGGGAACGGTCCTGTGGCTCGCCGGGACTTCGTTGCGGCACATCCCGCACGAAGGCCGCGGCCGACGTGCGGTCGGCGAGCCCGGCCGTGCGTCGGCCCGGCGCTCGGACCCGTGA
- the trxA gene encoding thioredoxin, translating into MHASRKRRTERHMATVELTKDNFDEVVAGEGLTVIDFWAAWCGPCRQFAPTFERVSEETPDVVFAKVDTEAQPELAAAFSISSIPTIMLVRDNVMVYAQPGALPEAALVDLISQAKGLDMDEVKRKVAEAQTDQAKASGQSVNGENPDEG; encoded by the coding sequence ATCCACGCATCACGAAAACGCAGGACGGAGAGGCACATGGCCACGGTCGAACTGACCAAGGACAACTTCGACGAGGTCGTCGCGGGCGAGGGACTGACCGTGATCGACTTCTGGGCGGCCTGGTGCGGACCGTGCCGGCAGTTCGCGCCGACGTTCGAGCGCGTGTCCGAGGAGACGCCGGATGTCGTCTTCGCGAAGGTGGACACCGAGGCGCAGCCGGAACTGGCCGCGGCCTTCTCGATCAGCTCGATCCCCACGATCATGCTGGTCCGCGACAACGTGATGGTGTACGCGCAGCCGGGCGCGTTGCCCGAGGCCGCGCTCGTCGACCTGATCAGCCAGGCCAAGGGCCTGGACATGGACGAGGTCAAGCGCAAGGTCGCCGAGGCGCAGACCGACCAGGCGAAGGCGTCGGGGCAGTCGGTGAACGGCGAGAACCCCGACGAGGGCTGA
- a CDS encoding DUF7144 family membrane protein, which produces MARNSSGFNAWSGWVAFAAVTLLTLGALNLIMGFTALFEHGYFVTTSGNLLVWRSFTTWGVILLCFGGLQLLIGLGLFTAKSWARYAAIALAVLNIIGQIAFLAAHPVWSVVVMALDLVVLYALTARWDEAVGGGGAAMPRAGEAEWQARTPAGRTDAGTAHEGRRHEGGSRMDPS; this is translated from the coding sequence ATGGCACGCAATTCGAGCGGCTTCAACGCCTGGTCCGGCTGGGTGGCGTTCGCCGCCGTCACGCTGCTGACGCTCGGTGCCCTCAATCTGATCATGGGCTTCACCGCGCTGTTCGAACACGGCTACTTCGTCACCACCTCCGGCAATCTGCTGGTCTGGCGGAGCTTCACCACGTGGGGCGTGATCCTGCTGTGCTTCGGCGGCCTGCAACTCCTCATCGGCCTGGGGCTGTTCACCGCCAAGAGCTGGGCGAGGTACGCGGCGATCGCGCTCGCCGTGCTCAACATCATCGGCCAGATCGCGTTCCTCGCGGCGCACCCGGTGTGGTCGGTGGTCGTGATGGCCCTGGACCTCGTGGTGCTGTACGCCCTGACCGCGCGCTGGGACGAGGCGGTCGGCGGGGGCGGCGCGGCGATGCCGCGGGCCGGCGAGGCCGAATGGCAGGCACGCACTCCGGCCGGACGGACCGACGCGGGCACGGCGCACGAAGGACGACGGCACGAGGGCGGCAGCCGGATGGACCCGTCGTGA
- a CDS encoding WxL domain-containing protein: MLRRLTRRRAAGTAVAGALAVAGVGLVALAPAAHAGTVNATVRCTPPIVAPMEGPQDITVELTPATVASGGLVHAAVTLGPSPATSPIALSDIPMTPSITLAMHGAATGQVTVTGPTTLIDVPAGQPITAPPYAGDFTVPPGVTGGIDFTIVSMNTQTDLSSMGLGIQNTPCSLTAGGDVTVASVTVEGSTGENPTLNVGAPAAHTGTDIALTGANFAAGATASLTLCQTDGTGCVASAFTAKTIAIDASGKLTGTATLAKSGIPDGDYLVQVTDGAKAATAPLHVSTFVPVGDPVLTLDRGSGAVGTVVNVSGSNLPPNSTIRLNGVNAQGGTESGSKNYVTNGDGVLAPSPYTIQTAGTTGVRVRLLDVAGSPQYVLPFTISADLRQTPTVTLAAGPLTMTQAGDAINFGSATLNGTAQTLTANLNQVTVTDSRGGNLGWSLTGTMTDLVAANGTDKIPAGNIAWTPSCAAAPGSLSSVTNGTPGPLGTSAATLCAQAPDPAAATGGEFTADAGLTLTTPAFAAAGTYTGTLTLSLI; encoded by the coding sequence TTGTTGCGAAGACTGACCCGCCGCCGGGCCGCCGGCACGGCCGTGGCCGGAGCGCTGGCCGTCGCAGGCGTCGGCCTGGTGGCGCTCGCCCCGGCCGCGCACGCCGGCACGGTCAATGCGACGGTCCGGTGCACCCCGCCCATCGTCGCGCCCATGGAAGGGCCGCAGGACATCACCGTCGAGCTGACCCCGGCGACGGTCGCGTCCGGCGGGCTGGTGCACGCCGCGGTCACCCTCGGCCCCAGCCCCGCCACGAGCCCCATCGCGCTGTCGGACATCCCGATGACGCCCAGCATCACCCTCGCCATGCACGGCGCGGCGACCGGCCAGGTCACCGTGACGGGCCCGACCACCTTGATCGACGTGCCGGCCGGGCAGCCGATCACGGCCCCGCCGTACGCCGGTGACTTCACCGTGCCGCCCGGTGTCACCGGCGGCATCGACTTCACCATCGTCAGCATGAACACCCAGACCGACCTGTCGTCGATGGGCCTCGGCATCCAGAACACGCCGTGCTCGCTCACCGCCGGCGGCGACGTCACGGTCGCCTCGGTGACCGTCGAGGGCAGCACCGGGGAGAACCCGACGCTGAACGTCGGCGCCCCGGCCGCCCACACCGGCACCGACATCGCGCTGACCGGCGCGAACTTCGCGGCCGGCGCCACGGCCTCGCTGACGTTGTGTCAGACCGACGGCACGGGCTGCGTGGCCTCGGCGTTCACCGCGAAGACCATCGCGATCGACGCGTCCGGCAAGCTCACCGGCACCGCCACGCTCGCCAAGAGCGGCATCCCCGACGGCGACTACCTCGTGCAGGTCACCGACGGCGCGAAAGCCGCCACCGCTCCGCTGCACGTCAGCACCTTCGTCCCCGTGGGCGACCCGGTGCTCACTCTCGACCGCGGCTCGGGCGCGGTCGGGACCGTCGTGAACGTCAGCGGCAGCAACCTGCCGCCGAACAGCACCATCCGGCTCAACGGCGTGAACGCCCAGGGCGGCACCGAGTCGGGCTCGAAGAACTACGTCACGAACGGCGACGGCGTGCTCGCGCCCTCGCCGTACACGATCCAGACCGCGGGGACGACCGGCGTCCGCGTACGGCTGCTCGACGTCGCCGGATCGCCGCAGTACGTGCTGCCGTTCACCATCAGCGCGGACCTGCGGCAGACCCCGACGGTGACGCTCGCCGCCGGGCCGCTGACCATGACCCAGGCCGGCGACGCGATCAACTTCGGCTCCGCGACCCTCAACGGAACGGCGCAGACGCTCACCGCCAATCTCAACCAGGTCACCGTGACCGACAGCCGCGGCGGCAACCTCGGCTGGTCGCTCACCGGCACGATGACCGACCTGGTCGCCGCCAACGGCACCGACAAGATCCCCGCGGGCAACATCGCGTGGACCCCGTCGTGCGCCGCCGCGCCCGGCAGCCTCAGCAGCGTGACGAACGGTACGCCCGGTCCCCTGGGCACGTCCGCCGCCACCCTGTGCGCGCAGGCTCCGGACCCGGCCGCGGCGACCGGCGGCGAATTCACCGCGGACGCCGGGCTCACGCTCACCACACCGGCGTTCGCCGCGGCGGGCACCTACACGGGAACGCTAACGCTCTCGCTCATCTGA
- a CDS encoding SulP family inorganic anion transporter, translating to MRRQPSRDLLAGCTVAIVALPLALGFGISSGLGAEAGLVTAVVAGVLAAVFGGSNLQVSGPTGAMTVVLVPIVHKYGANGVLTVGFLAGLLLIGLALLRAGRYMAYIPAPVVEGFTLGIAGIIALQQVPAALGVPVPDGDNTAVVAWRAVRDFADAPHGAAAAVAASVAFVMLAGTRLRPTVPFSLLAVAGATAFAQAAHLDVARIGELPAGLPAPDLGFLDASALSSLLAPAIAVAALAALESLLSATVADGMTVNQKHDPDRELFGQGVANLATPLFGGVPATAAIARTAVNVRSGAGSRLAAITHAVVLAAVVFAAAPLVAKIPLAALAGVLLATAIRMVEVGSVRAMARATRADAVILVSTAAATLALDLVKAVILGLLVAGALALRAVARNARLENVPLHEDLPEDHNAEEHALLAEHIVAYRIDGPLFFAAAHRFLLELSDVADVQAVILRMSRVSTIDASGALVLGDAVERLEHRGITVYVSGIRPGHDRTLDAVGVIDQLRAEGRVFAGTPEAIAAARGHLHRVGVLPPAAEGSPTDRPSGTDGPDDTATTATTATTEAARESAGRGSAEAARREHIR from the coding sequence ATGCGCCGGCAGCCGTCCCGCGACCTGCTCGCCGGCTGCACGGTGGCCATCGTCGCGCTCCCGCTCGCGCTCGGCTTCGGGATCTCCTCGGGGCTCGGCGCCGAGGCCGGCCTGGTGACCGCGGTGGTCGCGGGCGTGCTGGCGGCGGTGTTCGGCGGATCGAACCTCCAGGTCTCCGGGCCGACGGGGGCGATGACCGTCGTCCTGGTGCCGATCGTCCACAAGTACGGCGCGAACGGCGTCCTGACCGTCGGCTTCCTCGCCGGTCTGCTGCTGATCGGACTCGCGCTGCTGCGCGCGGGCCGGTACATGGCCTACATCCCGGCCCCCGTCGTGGAGGGCTTCACGCTCGGCATCGCCGGGATCATCGCGCTGCAACAGGTCCCGGCCGCGCTCGGCGTGCCCGTCCCGGACGGCGACAACACCGCGGTCGTGGCGTGGCGTGCCGTACGGGACTTCGCCGACGCGCCGCACGGCGCCGCCGCGGCGGTGGCCGCGTCGGTGGCCTTCGTCATGCTCGCCGGCACGCGGCTGCGGCCCACGGTGCCGTTCTCGCTGCTCGCGGTGGCCGGCGCGACCGCGTTCGCCCAGGCGGCGCACCTGGACGTGGCCCGGATCGGCGAACTGCCCGCCGGGCTCCCGGCGCCCGACCTCGGGTTCCTCGACGCGTCGGCGCTGTCGTCGCTACTCGCCCCCGCGATCGCCGTCGCGGCGCTGGCGGCCCTGGAGTCGCTGCTCTCGGCGACCGTGGCGGACGGCATGACGGTCAATCAGAAACACGACCCGGACCGGGAGTTGTTCGGCCAGGGCGTCGCCAACCTGGCCACCCCGCTGTTCGGCGGCGTACCGGCCACCGCGGCGATCGCCCGGACGGCCGTCAACGTGCGCAGCGGCGCCGGCTCGCGCCTCGCCGCGATCACCCACGCGGTGGTCCTGGCCGCGGTGGTGTTCGCCGCGGCCCCGCTGGTCGCGAAGATCCCGCTGGCCGCGCTCGCCGGGGTCCTGCTGGCCACCGCGATCCGCATGGTCGAGGTCGGCTCGGTGCGCGCGATGGCCCGCGCCACCCGCGCGGACGCCGTGATCCTGGTGTCGACCGCCGCCGCCACCCTGGCCCTCGACCTGGTCAAGGCGGTCATCCTCGGGCTGTTGGTCGCCGGGGCACTGGCGCTGCGCGCGGTCGCGAGGAACGCGCGGCTGGAGAACGTACCGCTGCACGAGGACCTGCCCGAGGACCACAACGCGGAGGAACACGCGCTGCTGGCCGAGCACATCGTGGCGTACCGCATCGACGGCCCGCTGTTCTTCGCCGCCGCACACCGCTTCCTGCTGGAGTTGTCGGACGTCGCCGACGTCCAGGCGGTCATTCTGCGCATGTCCCGCGTCAGCACGATCGACGCCTCGGGCGCGCTCGTCCTGGGGGACGCCGTCGAGCGCCTCGAACACCGCGGCATCACGGTCTACGTGTCCGGCATCAGGCCCGGCCACGACCGCACCCTGGACGCGGTCGGGGTCATCGACCAACTCCGGGCCGAGGGCCGCGTGTTCGCCGGCACACCCGAGGCGATCGCCGCGGCGCGCGGGCACCTGCACCGGGTGGGCGTCCTGCCTCCCGCGGCCGAGGGCTCCCCCACCGACAGGCCGTCCGGGACCGACGGACCGGACGACACGGCCACGACCGCGACCACCGCCACGACCGAGGCCGCCCGGGAATCCGCGGGACGCGGTTCCGCCGAAGCCGCCCGACGGGAGCACATCCGATGA
- a CDS encoding pyridoxamine 5'-phosphate oxidase family protein: MTAAHDPAAPRLVEVSGAEALWLLDGSALGRLVFTLRGLPAIRPARHILEHGTLVVRAAIPPTALVTDAGRPAVLAYHADAIDPTTAHGWSVTALGPGEPVADPHVEAHYRRSLPGWAHGPHDTLLRLRPQATTGHRLTAASAVPDPRRRGGA; encoded by the coding sequence ATGACCGCCGCCCACGACCCCGCCGCACCGCGCCTCGTCGAGGTCTCCGGCGCCGAGGCGCTCTGGCTGCTGGACGGCTCCGCCCTCGGCCGCCTGGTGTTCACGCTGCGCGGCCTGCCCGCGATCCGGCCCGCCCGGCACATCCTGGAGCACGGGACGCTGGTGGTCCGTGCCGCGATACCGCCCACCGCGCTCGTCACCGACGCCGGGCGCCCGGCGGTCCTGGCGTACCACGCCGACGCCATCGACCCGACGACCGCGCACGGCTGGTCGGTCACCGCACTCGGCCCGGGCGAACCGGTCGCCGACCCGCACGTCGAGGCGCACTACCGCCGCAGCCTGCCCGGCTGGGCGCACGGCCCCCACGACACGCTGCTGCGGCTGCGCCCGCAGGCCACCACCGGGCACCGGCTCACCGCGGCGTCCGCCGTCCCGGATCCCCGACGCCGCGGGGGCGCGTGA
- a CDS encoding glycoside hydrolase family 3 N-terminal domain-containing protein translates to MSLSTDPRHSMSDNPLSANRSGEFSHGPEPLGLAAIGSDEVVEEFADVARREYLASGIRVALHPRLDLSTEPRWARIIQTFGEDARLTGRLGAAYVRGFQGRALGPDSAATMVKHFPGGGPQKDGLAPHCADGREQVDPGGQFEHHLTPFVEVLEAGAAQVMPYYGMPVGAEYEEVGFAFNKGVVTGLLRERLGFDGIVCTDFGVVTGPVHPA, encoded by the coding sequence GTGTCGCTGTCCACCGATCCCCGGCACTCGATGTCGGACAACCCGCTGTCCGCGAACCGGTCGGGGGAGTTCTCCCATGGGCCGGAGCCGCTGGGGCTCGCGGCGATCGGTTCGGACGAGGTGGTGGAGGAGTTCGCGGATGTCGCCCGCCGCGAGTATCTGGCCTCGGGGATCCGGGTCGCGCTGCACCCGCGGTTGGATCTGTCGACCGAGCCGCGGTGGGCGCGCATTATTCAGACCTTTGGTGAGGACGCCAGGCTGACGGGGCGGTTGGGCGCGGCGTACGTCCGGGGGTTCCAGGGCCGTGCGCTGGGGCCGGACTCGGCGGCGACGATGGTCAAGCACTTCCCGGGCGGCGGTCCGCAGAAGGACGGTCTGGCCCCGCACTGCGCCGACGGCCGCGAACAGGTGGATCCGGGCGGGCAGTTCGAGCACCATCTGACGCCGTTCGTCGAGGTGTTGGAGGCGGGCGCGGCGCAGGTGATGCCGTACTACGGGATGCCGGTGGGCGCCGAATACGAAGAGGTGGGCTTCGCGTTCAACAAGGGTGTCGTGACCGGGCTGCTGCGCGAACGCCTGGGTTTCGACGGCATCGTGTGCACCGATTTCGGTGTCGTGACCGGGCCTGTACACCCGGCGTGA